From Fusobacterium sp. JB019:
TCTTAATAAAGTTATTAATGAAACTAATGTTCTTATTTCTTCTTATGAAAAAGGAAAAATGATAAAAGAGGGAATAAAAACAGCTATAGTAGGAAAGCCAAATGTAGGAAAATCAAGTCTTTTGAATTCGGTATTAAGAGAAGAAAGAGCTATAGTAACTAGAGTGGCCGGAACAACAAGAGATACAATAGAAGAAATTATTAATATTAAAGGAATTCCTTTAATAATGGTTGATACTGCTGGAATTAGAGATACTGAAGATGAAGTAGAAAATATAGGGGTTCAAAAATCAAAAACTTTGATAAAAGAATCTGATTTAGTTTTATTTGTACTAGATTCTTCAAAAGTATTATCAAAAGAAGATATGGAAATATATCAAACTATAGAAAATAAAAAAGTTATAGGTATATTAAACAAGATAGACCAAAATAAAAAAATAGATATATCAAAATTATCAAGAATAAAAGAATGGATAGAAATATCAGCTTTAGAAAAAATAGGAATAGAAAACCTAGAAGATAAAATCTATAATTATGTTATATCTGGTGAAATAGAAGATAGTTCAGAGAAATTAACGATAACTAATATAAGACATAAATCAGCTTTAGAAAAAACTAAACAATCTATTGAAAATATTTTTGAAACAATAGATATGGGATATCCAATGGATTTAATAGCGGTTGATTTAAATGATGCAATAGATTCATTATCTGAAGTTACTGGAGAAATTTCAACTGAAGATTTATTAGATCATGTTTTTAGTAATTTTTGTGTAGGTAAATAAATTTGTAAGGTTAACTTAAAGTTAACCTTATTTTCTTTTATAGTATTCGATATTATGTATATAGTCAATAATAAAATTAAGGAGAAAAAATGGATTTTAAATATGATGTTATAGTAGTCGGTGGAGGACACGGAGGAGTAGAAGCCGCCTTAGCTTCGGCAAGATTAAATAAAAAAACATTATTAATAACTTTATCATTGGACACAATAGCAATGATGTCTTGTAATCCATCAATAGGTGGTCCAGGAAAAAGCAATTTAGTGGCAGAATTAGATATATTAGGTGGACAAATGGGAGTTCATACAGATAATTATAATTTACAATTAAAAGATTTGAATACTAGTAAGGGTCCTGCAGCTCGTATAACAAGAGGACAAGCTGATAAATATTATTATAGAGTAAAAATGAAAGAAATAATAGAAAATACTCCTAATTTAGAAACATTACAAGAATGCGTAGAAGAATTAATTATTAAAGAAAATGAAGTACAAGGAATAGTTACTTCTTTAGGATTTAGGTGTTATGCTAAAAGTGTAGTATTAGCAACTGGAACATTTTTAAAAGGGAAAATAGTTATTGGAGATATAGAATATAAAGGTGGAAGACATGGAGAATTATCTGCTGATAAATTATCAGATAGTTTAAAAATAAACGGGATACATATAGAGAGATATCAGACTGCAACACCACCAAGAATAGATAAAAGAACAGTTGATTTTTCAAAATTAAAAGAATTAACAGGAGAAAAAAATCCAAGATATTTTTCAATATTTACTAATAAAAAAGAAAATAATATTGTTCCTACTTGGTTGACTCATACAACTGAAAAAACAATAGATGTGGTAAAAAATTTATTAAAATACTCACCTATTGTATCAGGGATAATAGAAACTCATGGACCGAGGCATTGTCCATCTTTAGATAGAAAAGTTTTAAATTTTCCTGAAAAAACAAATCATCAGATATTTTTAGAATTAGAATCAAATGAATCGAATGAATTATATGTTAATGGTTTAACAACAGCTATGCCACCTTTTGCTCAAGATAAAATGTTAGCAAGTATAGAAGGTTTAGAAAATGCAAAAATAATGAGATATGGATATGCTGTAGAGTATGATTATATACCAGCTTATCAAATGTATCCTAGTTTAGAAAGTAAAATAATAAAAGGATTATTTACAGCAGGTCAATTAAATGGAACTTCGGGCTATGAAGAGGCTGCTGCTCAAGGTTTTATAGCGGGGGTTAATGCGGCTAAAAGAATAGATAATAAACCTCCTGTAATAATAGATAGAAGTGAAGGATATATAGGTGTATTAATTGATGATATAATTCATAAAAAAACACCAGAGCCTTATAGAGCATTACCTTCTAGGTCAGAATACAGATTAACTCTAAGATTTGACAATGGTTTTATGCGATTGTTAGATAAAACTGAGGAAATAGGTATTATTACTAAAGATAAAATAGATTATTTAAAAAAATGTAAAAAGAATGTTCTGAATGAAGTTGAAAAATTAAAGGAAATAAAAATTTCAAAGCAAAAAGCTAATGAAATTCTTGAAAAATATAATTCAGAAAGAAGAATAACAAAAGGAACGAAAGCTAATGAAATATTAAAATTTAAAGAAATTAGTTATAGTAATTTATCTAAAGAATTAGATATAGATATATCAAAATATCCAGATTTTGTACTTAATCAAATTGAAACTATATCAAAGTATGATATTTTTATAAAAAGAGAAAATGAGCAAATAAAGAAATTTAAAAAATTAGAAGGAATATCGATTCCTAAAAATTTTAAATTTTCAGAAATAAAAGGAATATCAAATATAGCTAAATCAGGATTAGAGGATGTAAAACCTTTATCAATAGGTGAGGCAAGTAGAATTAGTGGAGTAACAGGAAATGATATAGCTATTTTATTAGGAAATATAAAAAAATAAAAAGAAGTTTTTACAAAACTTCTTTTTATTTTTATCTATATACATATTATCTTCTTATTATTGAATCAGTTATTAAAAGAGCGTCCTTGTGTTCCTTAATATCGTGAACTCTTACAATTTGAATTCCTTTTTGAACTCCAATAACTGATGTAGCTATCGTTCCCCAAACTCTGTCTTTTGGATTTGTTTTGTTTGTTATATTTCCAATAAAACCTTTTCTAGATGTTCCTAAAAGTAAAGGACCAAGATCTTTTAATTCTTCTAATCTAGATAATACTTCTATATTTTGATCAAAAGTTTTTCCAAA
This genomic window contains:
- the mnmE gene encoding tRNA uridine-5-carboxymethylaminomethyl(34) synthesis GTPase MnmE encodes the protein MMFDTIAAISTPRGEGGIGIVRISGNDSFTILDKIFKSKSKKKTSDLRTYSINYGHIYDGKKLIDEVLVSVMKSPTTYTKEDIVEINCHGGYVVTQKILELVLEKGAKIAEPGEFTRRAFLNGRLDLTQAESVIDIIHGKTEKSVSLSLNQLRGDLKEKIHSLKKLLLDVAAHVNVVLDYPEEGIDDPIPLNLIENLNKVINETNVLISSYEKGKMIKEGIKTAIVGKPNVGKSSLLNSVLREERAIVTRVAGTTRDTIEEIINIKGIPLIMVDTAGIRDTEDEVENIGVQKSKTLIKESDLVLFVLDSSKVLSKEDMEIYQTIENKKVIGILNKIDQNKKIDISKLSRIKEWIEISALEKIGIENLEDKIYNYVISGEIEDSSEKLTITNIRHKSALEKTKQSIENIFETIDMGYPMDLIAVDLNDAIDSLSEVTGEISTEDLLDHVFSNFCVGK
- the mnmG gene encoding tRNA uridine-5-carboxymethylaminomethyl(34) synthesis enzyme MnmG, translating into MDFKYDVIVVGGGHGGVEAALASARLNKKTLLITLSLDTIAMMSCNPSIGGPGKSNLVAELDILGGQMGVHTDNYNLQLKDLNTSKGPAARITRGQADKYYYRVKMKEIIENTPNLETLQECVEELIIKENEVQGIVTSLGFRCYAKSVVLATGTFLKGKIVIGDIEYKGGRHGELSADKLSDSLKINGIHIERYQTATPPRIDKRTVDFSKLKELTGEKNPRYFSIFTNKKENNIVPTWLTHTTEKTIDVVKNLLKYSPIVSGIIETHGPRHCPSLDRKVLNFPEKTNHQIFLELESNESNELYVNGLTTAMPPFAQDKMLASIEGLENAKIMRYGYAVEYDYIPAYQMYPSLESKIIKGLFTAGQLNGTSGYEEAAAQGFIAGVNAAKRIDNKPPVIIDRSEGYIGVLIDDIIHKKTPEPYRALPSRSEYRLTLRFDNGFMRLLDKTEEIGIITKDKIDYLKKCKKNVLNEVEKLKEIKISKQKANEILEKYNSERRITKGTKANEILKFKEISYSNLSKELDIDISKYPDFVLNQIETISKYDIFIKRENEQIKKFKKLEGISIPKNFKFSEIKGISNIAKSGLEDVKPLSIGEASRISGVTGNDIAILLGNIKK